In one Trichlorobacter lovleyi SZ genomic region, the following are encoded:
- a CDS encoding CHAD domain-containing protein, giving the protein MSPNRNRHSGESCPLPGSRQLLEAYAGCLTARWDGLLQLRYRTLNCFDVEHIHDLRVASRRLRGAIEQLAPFVGTERMDRLRRPIRNLTRELGRVRNLDEALLYLSQTGLNGLEPLLKSLEQQRKQEAAQTRRSLELLDCIKLERRIRAAAAALVTPDNVASQGLLALLSERNLTLYRPIHALLPLVAAPEMVEERHALRIAVKKWRYFNELLHDLLKRPQSDLLELLRQYQTLLGDMNDRVVIAALLREAVDLAETVRETALGGIAREQRKLLKKLSALLDEKPILYHFEL; this is encoded by the coding sequence TTGTCCCCAAACCGTAACCGGCATAGCGGGGAGTCCTGCCCGCTGCCCGGCAGCCGCCAGCTGCTGGAGGCATATGCCGGCTGCCTGACAGCACGCTGGGACGGGCTGTTGCAGCTGCGTTACCGGACGTTGAACTGTTTTGATGTTGAGCATATCCATGACCTGCGGGTAGCCAGCCGCCGTCTGCGCGGGGCCATTGAACAGCTGGCTCCGTTTGTCGGGACGGAGCGGATGGATCGCTTGCGGCGGCCGATCAGGAATCTGACCCGTGAACTGGGGCGGGTACGCAACCTTGATGAGGCCCTGCTCTATCTGTCTCAAACCGGTCTTAACGGTCTGGAGCCGTTGCTGAAGTCCCTTGAGCAGCAGCGGAAACAGGAGGCGGCACAGACCCGGCGGTCGCTGGAACTGCTGGACTGCATCAAGCTGGAACGCCGGATCCGCGCTGCAGCAGCAGCACTGGTAACGCCGGATAACGTTGCTTCACAGGGGCTGCTGGCGTTGCTGTCCGAGCGCAATCTGACCCTCTACCGTCCGATTCATGCCCTGCTGCCGCTGGTGGCGGCACCGGAGATGGTGGAGGAACGGCATGCCCTGCGGATTGCGGTCAAGAAATGGCGCTATTTTAACGAGCTGCTGCATGATCTGCTGAAAAGGCCGCAGTCTGATCTGCTGGAACTGCTGCGTCAGTATCAGACCCTGCTGGGTGATATGAACGACCGGGTGGTGATTGCGGCCCTGCTGCGTGAGGCAGTTGATCTGGCTGAAACGGTGCGGGAAACCGCCCTGGGCGGTATCGCCCGTGAGCAGCGCAAGCTGCTTAAAAAATTATCTGCCCTGCTGGATGAAAAACCGATCCTGTATCACTTTGAGCTGTAA
- a CDS encoding Ppx/GppA phosphatase family protein: protein MTKDRLAAIDIGTNSIRCIVVECNKDGSFRILDDEKDTVRLGEGIAETGEISAAAVARAEAALTRMHKLVTGLKVKAIDAVATSAMRKSANGPRLVKRFSELLGSEIRVISGDEEAALAAQSALRNFDTHGKRFGVIDVGGGSVELITAQGVHVEEFYSFELGAVVMTEQFFRVDPARDSDYRRFQKHVREIIKKQLDGDKLVLPTLIGSGGTINAIAQMALQLRRNPVESVHGLEVLRSEVVHLLAMLQRRDIKGRREVAGLSPDRADIIVAGVGLVDTMMELFNANTLLVNAHGVREGMILEAIKRRGMAPEAASPRSWRESVISFGQSCQMDDMHSQQVATLSLALFDQLADHFGLKKRERVLLEAAALLHDIGYYISYHSHHKHSCHLIRHAELFGITPREREMVAVIARYHRKSLPKKKHDEFQRLTVKEQATVGRLAGILRMADGLDRRRCFAVSGLQCRVEGNLVQLVLSGAEDLAVELFGASAKRDLFEKSFGVQVLFVTQAACAVTEKEL, encoded by the coding sequence ATGACCAAAGACCGCCTCGCCGCCATTGATATCGGTACCAACTCCATCCGCTGCATTGTGGTTGAGTGCAACAAGGATGGCAGTTTCCGCATTCTTGATGATGAGAAGGATACGGTGCGGCTGGGAGAAGGGATTGCCGAGACCGGTGAGATCTCCGCGGCTGCCGTGGCGCGGGCCGAGGCCGCCCTGACCAGGATGCACAAGCTGGTGACCGGCCTCAAGGTCAAGGCGATCGATGCGGTAGCCACCAGCGCCATGCGTAAGTCTGCCAACGGTCCCCGGCTGGTCAAACGCTTTTCAGAGCTGCTGGGCAGTGAGATCCGGGTCATCTCCGGTGATGAAGAGGCTGCCCTGGCTGCCCAGTCGGCCCTGCGCAACTTTGATACCCACGGTAAACGCTTTGGCGTGATTGATGTGGGGGGGGGCAGCGTGGAGCTGATCACGGCCCAGGGGGTGCATGTGGAGGAGTTTTACTCCTTTGAGCTGGGCGCCGTGGTGATGACCGAACAGTTTTTCCGGGTTGACCCGGCCCGTGACAGTGACTATCGCAGGTTTCAGAAGCATGTCCGGGAGATCATCAAAAAGCAGCTGGACGGCGACAAGCTGGTGCTGCCCACCCTGATCGGTTCCGGCGGCACCATCAACGCCATTGCCCAGATGGCGTTGCAGCTGCGTCGCAATCCGGTGGAAAGCGTGCATGGCCTTGAGGTGTTGCGTTCAGAGGTGGTGCATCTGCTGGCCATGCTGCAGCGGCGCGACATCAAGGGGCGCCGGGAGGTGGCGGGACTCTCTCCGGACCGGGCCGATATCATCGTGGCCGGTGTGGGGCTGGTGGATACCATGATGGAGCTGTTCAACGCCAACACCCTGCTGGTGAATGCCCACGGCGTCCGTGAAGGGATGATTCTGGAGGCGATCAAGCGGCGCGGTATGGCGCCGGAAGCAGCCTCGCCCCGCTCATGGCGCGAATCGGTGATCAGCTTCGGCCAATCCTGCCAGATGGATGACATGCACTCCCAACAGGTGGCAACCCTTTCACTGGCCCTGTTTGATCAGCTGGCTGATCATTTCGGTCTGAAAAAACGGGAGCGGGTGCTGCTTGAAGCAGCGGCCCTGTTGCACGATATCGGTTACTACATCAGCTATCACAGCCATCATAAACACTCCTGCCACCTGATCCGCCATGCCGAACTGTTCGGCATCACCCCCCGTGAACGGGAAATGGTGGCGGTGATCGCCCGTTACCATCGTAAATCGCTGCCCAAAAAGAAACATGATGAGTTTCAGCGCCTGACCGTCAAGGAACAGGCAACGGTCGGCCGTCTGGCCGGGATTCTGCGCATGGCGGACGGTCTTGACCGGCGGCGCTGTTTCGCGGTCAGCGGGCTGCAGTGCAGGGTTGAGGGCAATCTGGTGCAGCTGGTGCTGAGCGGTGCGGAAGACCTGGCCGTGGAGCTGTTCGGCGCTAGCGCAAAAAGAGACCTCTTTGAAAAGAGTTTTGGCGTGCAGGTGCTGTTTGTGACCCAGGCGGCCTGTGCCGTCACAGAAAAGGAGCTGTAA
- a CDS encoding RMD1 family protein: MTEAAAGLYSFTAFAVGGDLDLNRLAVRLGIDRKYRWEEPMRLNPVTFTPSAGSDAVWVYLFYFGGIVFLNCSDDIIARCIEGLKQHLEQLREQPQLRFREDYRLEITPDGEPSITNDCAVMPVFKQELLEIICFVIAKSVALERIEEHVDAVFDEVGVMISRLGQGVLELPDKRLAKLASVVLGFKYTSIAHIMVLDKPESTWDNEEADRFYLTISNLFELRPRYQEIKHKAETLLDVTDVFSSLSHARRSARLEWIIIILIAFEIIMALWQKFWGG, encoded by the coding sequence ATGACTGAAGCGGCGGCCGGCCTGTACAGCTTTACGGCCTTTGCCGTTGGTGGCGATCTTGACCTGAACCGCCTGGCGGTACGGCTGGGGATTGACCGCAAGTACCGCTGGGAAGAACCGATGCGTCTCAATCCGGTCACCTTTACGCCATCCGCCGGTAGCGACGCCGTCTGGGTCTACCTTTTTTATTTCGGCGGCATTGTCTTTCTGAACTGCAGCGATGACATTATTGCCCGCTGTATCGAAGGACTGAAACAGCATCTGGAGCAGCTGAGGGAACAGCCGCAACTTCGCTTCCGGGAAGACTACCGGCTGGAGATCACGCCGGACGGTGAACCGTCCATCACCAACGACTGCGCGGTGATGCCGGTCTTTAAACAGGAACTGCTGGAAATTATCTGCTTTGTGATTGCAAAGTCGGTGGCCCTGGAGCGGATTGAAGAGCATGTCGACGCCGTCTTTGACGAGGTGGGTGTCATGATCAGCCGCCTGGGGCAGGGGGTGCTGGAGCTGCCGGACAAGCGGCTGGCCAAACTGGCGTCGGTGGTGCTCGGTTTCAAATACACCTCCATTGCCCATATCATGGTGCTGGACAAACCTGAGAGCACCTGGGACAACGAAGAGGCAGACCGTTTTTACCTGACCATCTCCAACCTGTTTGAACTGCGCCCCCGCTATCAGGAGATCAAGCACAAGGCCGAGACCCTGCTGGATGTCACCGATGTCTTCTCCTCCCTCTCCCACGCCCGCCGCTCCGCCCGCCTGGAGTGGATCATCATCATCCTGATCGCCTTTGAGATCATCATGGCCCTCTGGCAAAAGTTCTGGGGCGGTTGA